The proteins below come from a single Miscanthus floridulus cultivar M001 chromosome 1, ASM1932011v1, whole genome shotgun sequence genomic window:
- the LOC136488222 gene encoding organic cation/carnitine transporter 7-like isoform X2: MEGGRRGFLFTAIVTSGAGFLSAFAPNYVSLISLRFLVGIGLGGGPVLGSWFLEFVPAPTRGTWMVVFSAFWTVGTILEASLAWTVMPKFGWRWLLALSAIPSFLLLLFYAITPESPRFLCMKGRTAEAVDVLEKMARLNNVQLPSGRLVSDKNIELDEVSGSSESTTLLAGAEESDNLSEDQGSDFGGIKSVGKLLAPKLIRATLLLWMAFFGNAFAYYGIVLLTSELSNGNRICAKEDVESVNSTNASLYKNVFISSFAEIPGSFLSAMIVDRFGRKLSMASMLFTSCVFLFPLVFSRTDILTRISLFGARLCISASFTIVYIYAPEIYPTAVRTTGIGIASSVGRIGGILCPLVAVALVHSCQPTTAILLFELVIFLSGLAVSFFPFETKGCRLNDTDVDMN; the protein is encoded by the exons GGTATTGGTTTGGGAGGAGGACCTGTTCTGGGATCTTGGTTCTTGGAATTTGTTCCTGCTCCAACTAGAGGAACTTGGATGGTGGTATTTTCTGCATTTTGGACTGTTGGGACAATCTTGGAGGCATCTCTTGCATGG ACAGTTATGCCCAAGTTTGGCTGGAGGTGGTTGTTAGCATTATCAGCTATTCCATCTTTTCTCCTGCTGCTATTTTATGCCATCACGCCAGAGTCACCAAGGTTCCTTTGCATGAAAGGCCGAACTGCCGAGGCTGTGGATGTATTGGAGAAAATGGCAAGACTAAACAATGTACAACTACCTTCTGGTAGGCTTGTTTCTGACAAAAATATTGAGCTAGATGAAGTTTCAGGATCTTCAGAGTCCACGACACTTCTGGCTGGTGCCGAAGAAAGTGACAACCTAAGTGAAGATCAAGGTtctgatttcggaggtattaagTCCGTTGGCAAACTACTCGCACCAAAACTGATCAGAGCAACCCTGCTTCTGTGGATGGCCTTCTTTGGAAATGCGTTTGCCTATtatggcattgttcttctgacaTCAGAGCTCAGTAATGGAAATAGGATATGCGCCAAAGAGGATGTTGAATCAGTTAATTCAACTAATGCAAGCCTATATAAGAATGTTTTCATATCTAGTTTTGCAG AGATCCCAGGGTCATTTCTATCAGCCATGATCGTGGATAGATTTGGTCGGAAGCTTTCAATGGCGTCGATGCTCTTCACTAGCTGTGTTTTCTTATTCCCACTAGTGTTCTCCCGGACAGATATACTAACCAGAATCTCCCTGTTTGGTGCCCGGCTCTGTATATCGGCCAGCTTCACCATTGTATACATATATGCTCCAGAG ATTTACCCGACCGCGGTGAGGACGACGGGCATTGGCATCGCGAGCTCAGTAGGCAGGATCGGCGGCATCCTCTGCCCGCTCGTTGCGGTCGCCCTGGTGCACAGCTGCCAGCCGACGACGGCGATCCTCCTATTCGAGCTTGTAATCTTCCTCTCCGGCCTGGCTGTCTCGTTCTTCCCCTTCGAGACGAAGGGGTGTAGACTCAACGACACCGACGTGGACATGAACTGA